A segment of the Pseudoliparis swirei isolate HS2019 ecotype Mariana Trench chromosome 4, NWPU_hadal_v1, whole genome shotgun sequence genome:
ttttccatggtggatggcgtaAATTAGAACTGTTCCCACAGAGTAAAGTCACAGAGatgagccacgccccctctccagcgcaagtgaattgaataaatgaatcacaaatagtcgggcgagtgAACTGACGCAAATAAAGTGTAGAGAATAAGTGAATATTGGTGTTAATGCAGCATTACGCATTTAACTTGTCTGATATGTTGCCATGTCTATTTCTCGCAGCGGTGACGGTGTTAGATGTACCATAATTATGGTCGGGAATTCCTCATATGTGTTCAGGATCATTTCCTGCTTGTcagcagagaaaaaaagaggctcTTCCTTTGAGCTTATTTGCCTTTGTGCTTTTATAAAATCATGGTTTCGGTGATCGACGCTTCCTCCTTTTGAATCAGACGGGTACACGCAATTATCCTGAGTACTGACGTCTGATTCGAATATACAAGATGGTTTGAGCGCGGATCAGCCGATGAGAAACCCAGAGCCTGATTTCAATCAATGGGTTAATTTAAGCTGGATAATAGGACATTTAATCGAGTTAGTTGAACCACATACGCGTTGCCAGATGTTACAATACATGTTATGCATTTCCCTCTTTATACGCAATTATTTTGTTGCATTTTGCGAAATACAGCAACACTTTTGACCGTTTACCTTTCGGTATTTTCACCGTTAAATAATTGATGGCTTGCTAGCTACTGTAGCTATATAAACGATAGGCTATCGTTACTTGCCGCCAGGGTGGAGTCATCATTGGCTCAGGTACCAAAAGGAAGCACCAAAATCTGCGTTGCTTTTCGGTCTGGTAGGCACCGGTCATAGAGGACCCTTTACCATGTTGGCACtagttttcggtacccaaccctagtcacAATGATCCCCATCCACACCCTTCTCTGTCTCCACCATGAATGAGAACGGTAGGGACTGTATTCGCTTACCCTTCCCACCTTGCCTGCTCCCCTGATGCATCCCTTGCCTTCCCGCATTGACGAGTCTCTGGACCTGGTCTTGGCGTTCTCCACCTTGGACCTTCCGCAGTGTATATTAACAGGTGCCACTTGCCACGGAGCCAAGGCGGCTTTCTGCCACAGGAATGGGGCTGTGTGGGAATCCGGGGAGTGTTTTCCCAGGAGAGACCCGAAAGGAGGCGAATGGTGGCATATACTTCAGGAGGGCACTCAAAAAGGCCGACTGGCACTACTGCGTAACCTGCAGGGAACTTTTGGCAGTGGTGCTGTCAATCAGGCACAACAAGGAGCTGGAGGGGCAGTGGCCAGGTGGTTGGAGGAGCTTAAGGATTTCGACTTTCAATTTGGAGCATCAGGCTAAGATGCGCAACACCAATGAAGACGCGCTCTCATAACGCCCATGTGCCGCAGGCGGGTGCTGCTACTGCGAGCAGAGAGAGAACCACGAGAAGCACTATAGTATCTTAAAAAGTATACGCTTTACATGGCTGTCCCTTGACTTTTCGGTAACTCATTGTCTTACTCCACAGATACAACAAAGTTGTGGATGTCAGCAGCCTCAGAGCTGACCTGGATATTCTCCCATACGGTGATCAAACTGAGGTAAGAACTTTCTGCTGTACTCTCAACTCCCAGAAGTGTTATTTTGCTTCTGAATAATTTCTGATAAGCGTAAGTGAAACTTTTAACACTAACACCCTGTGGTGTATGTTAGGAAACCACTTGCGGACGTTAGGATTAACAAAAGATGGATGAAGATTAGTTGGTACAATTAATAATTAACTTTGCTTTATTTCTTTGAACTGTTTTTAAGCCTGGAACTATTGcaaatggttgtatttgttctatatttttgtaaatagttCAAGGGAAAGGCAGTTTTGTGACGTACCATAACATTTTGTCAGTAGCTTTCTGCTGTTTTTTGGCAGATCGGAGAACGAGGCCTGAATCTGTCAGGGGGGCAGAAGCAAAGAATCAGCCTAGCCAGAGCTGTCTACTCCAATAGGGACATCTTCCTCCTTGACGATCCGTTATCTGCTGTCGATGCCCATGTGGGGAAACACATCTTTGAGGAATGCATTAAGAAGGAGCTCCAAGGGAAATCCGTCATACTGATTACACACCAGCTCCAGGTAGACACAGTTTGTTTCTTTAGCAGATATTGAATCCCAAGTAACTTATTATTAACGTTACATTTCTCAATCGAATTGCCATACtttttgagtgaaacaaaaaaaaaggattgcTGTGGTAAAATCCCAATGTAACAGTAAATCAAACACAAGTGGTGCCTGCTGCCATTagtattttctttcttattaatTGTGAGCAGAATTGtaaatcacaaaataaaagcgtcTGCCAAATAACATAGAAGTAAACATGTGCTGTTTAGACTACATTAGGTAGAACTCTGGCCACAGTGCTGAGATGATTTGTTGACATGGTTGTCCTCACTTGTGTCGAACAGTATCTGGAGTTCTGTGATGACGTTATGCTTTTGGATGAtggcgaggtgcaggaggctgGACACCACAAGGCCCTGATGAAAGCCAATGGCCGCTACGCTAAACTCATCAGCAACTACCAGATGGAACAGTCCAAGGTTAAAAAACAGCAAAGTACAAAACTGTAATGTACTGTCGCTTTTCTTATGATGTCTTTCCTCCATGTTTTACTAGCTGTGAAACCGTTCaccgtttttaaaatgtattcttatTTAGCACAGACAATAAACCGATACACCTATACCAAGTGTGTCAGAGGTTTATAGGTGGCAGGAACATGTCTTCTGCTAGGCCACAGGTTAACTATTCATTCTTTACTTTTGTCCTGAACTTGTCCAGAGTTGCAATATCACTGCGTTTTTGCTTTTTCATTCAGACTAAGGAGGAGTTGTCTCCCCAAGACGCTGCCCAGCCGAAGGACTTTAAGCCAAGAGAAAGCCCCGGCAGGGGCTTAGTGAACCCAGGTATGGAAACCAGGAACATATTTAATGATCTAAAATAGTTTATCCTCATTTGTATGTTTCAATACACCACTTACAAAGTTCTATTAACAAAAACAAGGCTGGAGTTTAGTAGAAAAATACACTGGAACTGTTAGACATTATTTAATAACTTGAGGACATTGATCCCTGGAAGCAATTAAGAGATCAGAACCAGTCAGGGGGATATTCTAGAATTGGCTGCTTTAATTATTGTCTAATTATCTGTGGACCAAAGTGCCATTGTGTCAATATATAACCAGGAGTAGGTAAAAGGTAGCGCCAGCGGTCCACCGAGGTAACGAAGGGGCCGTGTCggacaaaagaaaagacaagcAGCTTTTTCAAAGCTTTGTAAAACAGAAGACAGGGGAACAAACCTACAATCCTGTTGTTATTGTAATATGTGGACGTGTGTGTCTCCATTTTAGTCTACAGCACAATAAtttcttctttcatttttttgatATCTCTCTTCCACATCTGTGCTTCCTTTCAGCATTTGACATGTCGGATGAAAAGGATGATGAAATGACAGCTGACCAAAGATGTGAGTCTCTGATATCGCTGAATTTAAGTCTGATGAATTGAGAGGCATAGTCAAAATGGAGGTTTTTCCTAGGAGATCGTAAAAACAGCTGTTCATAGTCAAATGACTCTTCTCTATATAGCGATTAGCGAATAGCATGCTGTGATGCTGAAATATCTGCATGTTCCCTAACACTAACTTATTGGAGCCTTAATAAGCTCATTATCTGAATCGTGTATAAAAACCTTTGTATGGTGCAAGATCGTCCTCTTCGACAGACAGGTAACAATTAGCAGAGAGCTGCTTCCTTGCAACCACGTGAGCGCACTTGGCTGGGACTATGTGTATACTGATGATTCTTTTCTTGTAttattaaatactttttatCATATATCTCTGGATCCAGGACTTCTTCTTCCAAGCACAAGATTATTTTGAACTGTAACAGTTAAACAGCTTCTCTTTTAAGATTCATATTTCCCTCACACTTTTTGTGTTAACTACAAATGAGCGCAACATTATGAATGCTTTCCAGGGGAGAATATGTGCACtgttattatagtatttcaacaATAATCTCTCCCTTTTCTACGGCGGTTTTTACTTTTCTTCCCCTTCAGCTTCTCTCGGGGATCAGCTGGTCAGTCAGGAGTCCAGCACAGAAGGTTCCATCTCCTGGAGAGTCTACCATCAATACATCAAGGCAGCTGGAGGTTTGAATgctgacaccacacacacatgcaataatGTACAATGCACACATGGACAACCAGGTTGATGATGTTTGTTGGGTCTGTGCTGCTGCAGGCTACATAGTAAGCTTCCTCACCGTCCTGAACATCGTCCTGATGGTTGGAGCCACAGTCGTAAGCAACTGGTGGCTCAGCTTGTGGCTGGAGGAAGGTAACAGGGTGAGAaccaaatctctctctctctctctcttattctcacacacacacacagtcaaggtTATGTTTGGACGTTCCAAAGATTCATCCTCCAATCGGCATGTTTTTTGGAAGATCTGACGATCGGGAATCAAAGACTCAGTTTTTTGGCAGAAATAGAGTTGGTGTGCTTTTAGAAAACAAATAGAACTTATCTGTACTATGtgatatatttgttattttcacatatctgcactaattGTTATTTctaattttataaaaaatatcccCAAAAATATGTCAATAAACTACCCctcatttatttgttgtttcccCAAGTTATTCAATGGGACAACTTCAGACCAAAGCAACATCTCACAAAACCCAAACCTCAACTTCTACCAGATGGTTTATGGCATGACGGTGGTCGTCATGTTGATACTAGCCGTCATCAAATGCTTCTCCTACACTTGGGTCACCTTGAATGCATCCACCAAACTCCACAACACCATGTTCAAGAAGGTACTGTTGAATGAATGACCCCAGCCATCTATATACTATCAAACACAACCATGTTCACTTAGTCAAATAAATGGGATCGTAGGTCAATGGCATCCACCTCATCCCCTTCAAATGACTtactacttcttttttttctaagaTTTTCTCCAGTCCCATGAGTTTCTTCGACACAACGCCAACAGGCCGCATTCTCAACCGCTTCTCCAAAGATCAAGAGGAGGTGGACACGGCCCTTCCCCTCAACATGGACCCCTTATTGCAGTTTTCTGTGATGGTTTTCTTCACCATTATCACCATCTCTGCAGTCTTCCCCCTGATTTTGATAGCTGTGGTTTTAATGGGAGCATTTGTAGCTTTCATTCTCTTGTGAGTTGAAAAATTATGGACTATGTACTTTTGGAAAATAGGATGGTAGCAATTCACGATCTGGTACCTGATGATTACACGTTTAGTGAATTATGTGATGCTCATGTAGATTCCAATCTTCAAAAGCAAGTGCAATACAATAGTTCTTTCAAGGTATACTAAATGTATCAGTTGTGATTCATTTGCAGTATCTTCCAGAGGAGTATCCGTCATATGAAGAGGATGGAGAACATCAGTCGTTCTCCCTGCATCTCTCTCACAACCTCGACCCTGCAGGGCCTCAGCACCATCCACGCCTACAACAtaagagacagacacatacaacTGTAAGAGTTCCTCAACGTGACCTTTAACTGCCACTCAACAGTGTGGTTCTTCATATTGTTGGTTGCAGCGCTATCAGGGCTTGGGGGATTTGTTGACAATTTAAAATGGCAGAAAATAGATCACATACATTTTGGTTTTTTGAAGCCATTATTTTTAACATCATTGTGCAATATAATTTACATAGTTGTAATACATTAGCATCTTTTTTCAATGAATTATAATAACTGTTATAGCGCATTTTAACCTGATTATCACTTGTTCTAAGAGGTCATGGTTTGCTTTCAgtaaaaatataattaattctatgaaagaacaacaaacaaaacgtaTCCAAGCTTTCATGCCAAAACTTGAAGTTTGTTGTTATCGTGCCACCATCTGACCAAATCACACCACAGTTGACACTGCATTCCCTTGCTTCCCCAGCAATACACCAGCCAAGTGTGAAGTAGACCAGGGCCCTATTTCTCGTACATGGCTAACTCATATTTGTTTTGTGTCATTTTCCGAATAagataagtcagacttttgggTTTCAAGAATCACGAATTTGAAGAAATATAATTGGATTGATTGGGATGATGAGGCACTTAGACTCATGGGTGGGGGCTGTCTCTTCTAAAGCTCTGGCGGTGCATAGTCCCCAGTGGTTCCTGTAGTCTTGTAGGagagaaatgggaagacaaGAACGGGATTGGGAGGGAGAGATGTCGGAGCTGAGTCAAAGAGGGAGTGAACGGGTTTGACGTGCTTAAGTACTGAGGGCTCGGATGATTGGCTGAGTACCTGGTGTGGCCTTGGTTTCCGAACTATGTTTATAAAACACCATCTAACTTGTTTGATGTGTTGCCATGCTTCTTGTCTAGCCCTCGCAGATGTTGCCATGATTATGGTCTGAAATTCCTCATGAATGTTCATGATCATCTCCTGCTTGTCAGCGGAGAAAATCATGGATTTAGGACGGGCACACGCAACTATCCTAAGTATTGAAGTCTGGTTCGAATTAACAAGATTGTTTGAAAACTGATCCACCTATGAGAAACCGAGATGAATCTGATTTTAATAATCGGGTTAATTTAAGCTGGATAAAAGGACATTTGATTGACTTAGTTGAACCACGTACGAGAAATAGGGCCCAGATGAACAGTTGCTTTGTAGTTAGATGCAGTGCAAAAGCAGCAGGTGATGTTTCAGTGAGTGTCTCTGATCCTGGTCTGGATCATAAAAGCTGAGTTACCGATCATTGGGGTGAGACGGTACAGTATATATTCACAAACACTGGCATGTCCTTTATCACTTTTTAGGTTCAAGACGCTGACTGACACCAACTCCCACTACTATTTATTGTTTAATTCTGGCACACGCTGGCTCTGTTTCTGCCTGGACTCCATGGCTTCCACCATGACCTTGTTGGTAGCTCTTTTCGTAGTGCTAAATAATGACATCATCAGTCCGTCTTTGAAAGGCTTGGCCTTGTCCTACACCATACAGGTAATTTTAAAACAGTTAATGAATGACCGTtggtatatttttgttttttgtaaagatATCTTGAAAGCAActgcaatgtgtgttttaaagatgtgttttccaGTTGACAGGCATGCTTCAGTATACAGTGAGGCAAGCAACAGAAGTGGAGGCTAGATTCAGCTCAGTGGAGCGGCTGCAGGAATACATCACGGTCAGAATCTAAACTTCTTTCCCTAATAAAAACAATGACTGTTTATACACAGGTTGCCTGATAATTATAAAATGTCCATCCAACTTTACTGGTCTTCTTAAAACGCTCCGTTAAACTTCTCAAGATGAAAACTTTCTAAAGCTATTAGTTTCTCTTCTATGATGTTAATTAACCTTTGATACACCTCCTTTATCCTCCctcaaatttttattttttttaaacggtggACAGGGTTGTAAGTCTGAGGCCCCCAGGCAAATAAAGGAGGCCCAAGTCCCAGAGGACTGGCCGAAGAGTGGAACCATCACTTTCCAGGACTATTCGATGAGGTACAGGGAGAATACACCCATTGTCCTGAACAGACTTAATTTCTCCATCCGAGCTGGAGAGAAGCTGGGCATTGTGGGAAGGACAGGCTCTGGTAAGACCCTGACTCTAGCAGTCTTTTCTCATAACTGTAAAAATGTCATAATGACTCAGACATATTcattattgattgattgagGGAAATTATCAGAGTTGAATTTTGAACAGTCCTGAGTACACACCCAATTTTAAACATTTCAATACGTCATATATATCAAACAATGTATATGCATTACAATAAATCACAAAAACTATAGTCTATATTGATCATAATGTATCTTCAAATATACAAATGTTGATAGCCCTGTTGTTACAACTGCATCTTTGAATTTAAATGAGAAAATGAAAGATTTCACTGTATTATTAATGAATAATTAGTGTGTTAACTTGTAAAGACATGGCTGTACGGTGCTTGGGGGAACCCTGCTTCTGTAAACTGTGAGGGTTACTGTTGTGCTTTGTCTCTGTAGGGAAGTCCTCTCTCGGCGTGGCTCTGTTCAGGCTTGTGGAGCCAGCAGCAGGAACCATCTTGATCGATGGCGTGGACATCACGGCCATTGGACTGCAGGATCTGCGCAGCAAATTGTCCATCATCCCCCAGGATCCTGTGCTATTCAGTGGCACAGTCAGGTAACCTAAGCCAACCCCCAACTCCATAGAGGTCAATGTGTACACGCCTGTACACAATGTTCTTACTGAGGTTGGTTAGTCACTGACTGGCCAATTGTGATGGTGCATGTCCTCTACTCCAGGTACAACTTAGACCCCTTCAATAACTTCAATGATGAGGAGATCTGGGCGGCGCTGGAGAAGACCTACATGAAGAACTCAGTATGTTCCAGAGACAATATGAAGCACAGTATATCAACAGTTTCATTATAGTGTGTGGTCAGAtatctagaatatatatatattttttgccagTGTGAAGCGTTTTTTCTCGTATATCTGGAATTGTAATGTTATCTGCCCAGATAGTTGCTCTTCAGTGGTGTATTGGTGTTATTGAACCCTTAATTTCAAATATATTATGAACTGTAGCATTGGTGGACAcagtattaataacaataccGTACTGTGAAAATACTTAATCACAGCTAAAGTCACTGTATCTAATATcttacttaagtaaaagtataaaagtactaTATGAATTTAGGGGTGACTGGAGCTCATGGGGAGCGTGGTCGTCCTGAAACCACAAGCTAGCCGGTTCGACCCCAGTAAACGGAGCAGAAAAATGTACCCTGACCAGAGTGTTacactgtaggtgtgtgtaaagaaacgaggactctggtatTCCCTTTGGCCGTAACCTGGAGCCGTTTATTTCTCTTCCCAACGCCTGTGTTGACATTAACTTCCTGGTGACCTTTAACACCCCTCTTCACCAGGATGAttccccttctcttaaagggcccCCATGTATTCATCCTTAGTCCCCTACAACACGATGATTTTATTAGATCATTATTCCCAAAGCATTCATTTGCAAGTTGCTTTTTTATGTTTAAGTTGGTATTTATTAGTATTTTACCAAAAATTGGGTTGGTATATCATTGTTTGATAATAGCTAGCTTACTCTCATAGGTGGAGGTAGCAGTAGTAAAAGTGTTTCTGTGagtattgttttgtttactcAGATCTCCAGACTGGAGGGGAAACTACAGGCAACGGTGCTGGAGAATGGAGAGAACTTCTCTGTAGGAGAGAGACAACTCATGTGTATGGCTAGAGCACTACTCCGCAACTCCAAGGTCTGTTCATGCATCTGCTTCTCCTGAGTCCTTGTTATTTACACACTTCCCAATCTTACTGCCACTGAACAGCAACTCGATTAcaactcccaggtatttatccATCATGGATTCTCTGGACTTACGTGTACACGTCCGTTCTGATGCAGTCTGTGCACTAATACTAGCGAAGACACAGTTATCATCACTACCAGAAGAGCGGTATTTCTTTTCTGTAACCTGTTACCTGTTTTAACAAACTTGTTACTGTCTTCTGTGTCTGGATCGATCACTGATCACTTATTTGCgctgtttttttgtcttttgaaCACTGTAAATAATTTTTGAGACTAAATGTTTCTGggaaatttaaaaatgtaatttatggaACCTGACACTCATTTATCAGCCTCACATGACTGAATGAAATGGcaacaaaatatgtaaaaaaatgcTTCTTGCTGACAGAGACTTTCCCACTGTCTCTGACTTAAATTGTATTCATCATAAAAGTGATTGGGGGTAATAATGGATCATAAAAAGACAAATCTTTCAAAATAATTATGAAAGTTGTTTGTGCTGCATTAGTTGTTTGGTCCTACAATGAACACATATTTAACCAGAGGGTAAAATAAGGAACcaaataaaatataagattTGATTTGAATCTTTCTTCACTCTGGTATGAAACgtcagtgatgttgagaaaTATCAGATCTGTCCGATCTGCTGCAGTGTCTGATCATATCAACAACTGTTTCTGCTGCCTCCTCATCCGTGACAAATTGCAAACTTGTCCCAATGTgttataaaaaagaaatctaAAAAACAAACGGCTTGTCTTTCTTCGTCTGGACTAACTGTCCCTGCTGTTGTCCATCAGATCATTCTCTTGGATGAGGCTACAGCTTCCATCGATGCAGAGACAGACGCCTTGATCCAGAACACCATCCAAGAAGCCTTCAAGGACTGCACCATGCTCACCATCGCCCATCGTATCAACACTGT
Coding sequences within it:
- the LOC130192665 gene encoding ATP-binding cassette sub-family C member 12-like is translated as MQTDSPLISANGEKGQKVEEMCQNGRTETLPTLRNISFTLPKGNLLGICGNVGSGKTSLISSILEQMHLLQGSITADGTFAYVSQQAWIFHGTVQENILMGEPFHQSKYNKVVDVSSLRADLDILPYGDQTEIGERGLNLSGGQKQRISLARAVYSNRDIFLLDDPLSAVDAHVGKHIFEECIKKELQGKSVILITHQLQYLEFCDDVMLLDDGEVQEAGHHKALMKANGRYAKLISNYQMEQSKVKKQQSTKLTKEELSPQDAAQPKDFKPRESPGRGLVNPAFDMSDEKDDEMTADQRSSLGDQLVSQESSTEGSISWRVYHQYIKAAGGYIVSFLTVLNIVLMVGATVVSNWWLSLWLEEGNRCCFPKLFNGTTSDQSNISQNPNLNFYQMVYGMTVVVMLILAVIKCFSYTWVTLNASTKLHNTMFKKIFSSPMSFFDTTPTGRILNRFSKDQEEVDTALPLNMDPLLQFSVMVFFTIITISAVFPLILIAVVLMGAFVAFILFCSIFQRSIRHMKRMENISRSPCISLTTSTLQGLSTIHAYNIRDRHIQLFKTLTDTNSHYYLLFNSGTRWLCFCLDSMASTMTLLVALFVVLNNDIISPSLKGLALSYTIQLTGMLQYTVRQATEVEARFSSVERLQEYITGCKSEAPRQIKEAQVPEDWPKSGTITFQDYSMRYRENTPIVLNRLNFSIRAGEKLGIVGRTGSGKSSLGVALFRLVEPAAGTILIDGVDITAIGLQDLRSKLSIIPQDPVLFSGTVRYNLDPFNNFNDEEIWAALEKTYMKNSISRLEGKLQATVLENGENFSVGERQLMCMARALLRNSKIILLDEATASIDAETDALIQNTIQEAFKDCTMLTIAHRINTVLHADRILVIDNGEVAEFDDPNVLKQRPDSLFSALLTAANTVNT